In Plasmodium coatneyi strain Hackeri chromosome 8, complete sequence, the genomic stretch AGTGGGATGGGGTGGAAAAAGGTATggtagaaaaggaaagagaagaaataagATCAAAGttgggaagcaaaaaagcggaagagcaagaaaagaggagcaggaagaaaggccaaaaaagaaaccttCTTCAATAAGCGGAAATCATTCACCTTGGCTGTAATTACAAATGGGGCAACAAATcagggagagaaaaaaaaaaaaaaaaaaaaaaaaaaaaaaaaaaaaaaaggtgcttGAAGGGTTGCTACATTGCCCCTATAtcgaataggaaaaaaaaaaaaaaaaaaaaaaaacgactcAGTGGGGAAGTGGTTGACACATGCGCACGAGAGTATACGTCGCCGTTTCGCCATGAGCATGTTGTTATAAATTATTTGCGCACTCCTTGTAACAGTTAGTGGGTCATTGCTTTCACGCAACTGTTTCCATGCAACAACTCCTTTTGCAGTAACTACCTTTGCAGTAACTACCTTTGCAGTAACTACTTTTGCAGTAACTGCTTTTGCAGGAACTACTtttgtgccccttttttattggGAGGCACGCTGAGGTGGGTGAAGCCCAAAAACTGACGCATCGAACCGCGTAAAAGAGAGGTGCTACAAAAATATGCGTGAGGCTAGTGTAGCTCACCCGAATGCAAACGCAGCAAATGAATGTGTTACGCCCCATTTGTATTATGTGCACGGAGATGGGTACAACGGGGCAGGGGAGGACCAATGGGACCTTACCTATGCAATGCAACTGTGCCGACGTTGCAGCATCAATGTGGGGGAGGAAACGGATGAAAGCCCACCCCACTGTTCGATATGAAACAATTTGCCACAAATATTGAAAGGGggtgcaaaatgaaaagtttaaaaaaaaattagtccCAATTTTAAAACGGGTTTTCTTTTGTGACCCTCCCCCCGAATGGTTGCCTTGCACTGAGACGTGTCGCATGCATGTTCCTTTCGCATACACATACTAAAGGCACGTTTCTGCTTTGCACCTTTTGCTAATGCGAACGGTTTACTTTGGCCAGGTGCATAACACAATCGGTCGGTCGGTCCGTTGGTCATGCgggcatatatgtgtgcgctCCGCTGTTCCTATTTCATATCCCCCCAACGTGGGAGAGAAGCACGAACAAGGAGTGTACCATCATGCGTGGGCACTCAATAAGGACACAGTCTCACAAAGGAACACTTAACTGTGGTTTATTCCACTTGCAATGGATACACATTTACAGGGCTGTGGTACGCTCGCGTGGGTGTCACCTCAACCGCTATTGCGTTAAAACGTGTTAAAATTGATATATCTATTGGGGGACTGCACAAGGGGGAATACAACCCCtgggaaagagaaaaggtaCACCAATTTTGTGGTGTTTACTGactgctcatttttttttgttttacctGCTTACGACTCACCTCCACACCTTGAGAGGGCAACTCATATTTAATACTCACTCTTACGTGTCGGCTACACCGCCACAGTGGGCTTCTTCCTCTAACGGGTCATCCACACTGCCCCATCACATGTGCATCCAACttgtgtgaaggaaaaaaaaaaaaaaaaaaaaaaaatgaacggaTGGATGGATGGATGAATGAATGGGCTAACATCCAATTGCACAGACATAGGTCAAATGTTATTGGCAGCTGCACAGAAACGTGTGGGAGATCCACCCAAAACTCATCGACTAGACAACGATCTGTGAGAAGGAGAGGGGCACATTCCCTTTCGCATGATTGGTTCCCCGAGAGAACCACGTTTGGCACAAAAACTGCTCTCTTAATTTGTCACGTGAATTTCCATTCTGTACGGATTTGCCTCCACATGGGAGCATGCACAGGAGGAAGCGCGCCCGGGGATAGACGGCACGTCAACTGGTTCGCTACGTCAACGTAGGACCCGGGCAGAGGGAATTATTTGTTCCATTCGGTGGAAAACCTGGGCGGCGTGGGAACctaactccttttttacaccacaccagtgtgttcctttttaggGGGgagacaaaaattttttctttctcccaATTGGGTGGCCCAAttggtgtattttttttttttttttttttttttttttcctttttttttttttttttgcgcgcaCCTCTCACGCAAATTCCCCAGTCACACACACGTCTGCACCATTTAATTTCCGCGTTCTGCTTGgacattttatttattttattttttttttcttttcaattctgccttttcatttttcaccatCTTCGTCGCCTCCCCTTCTATGTGCCCTTATGCTGGCAATGCTATTTTTGTGAGTAAAACGGAAGGAGCGCATCGCGGTTCACCCACTGGGGAAGCGAAAGGAAACACCGACCGAGGAATTACAAGTGTGGATGCCAAAACAGAGGAACCCACATGGGAAATTCTTCCGGTGAAATGCTTCCAGTGAAACGCTAAGTACGACCTGTGCGCAGAACTAAAAATGCACTTGGTGCCAATGCGCTGAATTTGGCCGGGGCGAAAGCGGAAGCCGTGCTATACCACGTCGCGTGCATGCGTGTAAATATTCTCTCTCTTCTGCCCCGTGGTTGCACATTTGCTGCTTCTTGTGGCAACCTTCTTTTGCGTACCACAAGGCGTGCGGGGGGGTACCCGAAAGTTCGATCACCAATCGTCCCCCCAAACTTATGGGTCTCGCCCACCCCATCATCCAGTTCGCCGCGTACCCTTCTTACAGAAGTTTAGCAGTTGCAAACGGAGGGGAAATCCATCACCAGGTGGGGAAGAACCCTACACATGTTAGGCGGGGAGTCCCAACGGAAGACACAACACACGGGTTGAGTTCATTTGGGTCCCCTTCTACCCCCTGCATTGTACCCCCTTTTATTGTGACGTCGCCATATTTGCAGCTGCGCCCACCCCCCCTCAGGCAACCACGCAACAACCTAGACAGACGAACCAATGAAGGGAAAACTATATTCCAAGCATAAAGACAAGGATCATGAGAGGTACGGAGGAGGGGGCAGCTCCCAAAATATGAATGCCCTGAAAAGGCTCTCCTCCAAAATCCTCGGGGATTCAATGAGCAATTTCTACCTGAGTCAAACATTGGATAAGATAGACGAGCATGTGAAGCAGTACCCCTTTTTAGATGACCTGGGGAAGAAGTATGGGATCAAGCCCTCCTACGTGGTTGTGGGTTTCGGTGGGTTTCTCTTGCTCTCCCTTATCTTGGGTTGGGGCGCGGCCCTCATTTGTAACGTCGTTGGTTTTGCCTACCCAGGTGAGGCTGCACTTTGCGTAGCGTGTAGCGTCTCCATCGAAAACGTGTTTGCTTTCCCCGTAATAAACGTGTTGCTTCTGCACCCTACAATGCCGCTTTTCCCTCCCTCGCGCAGCCTACCAGTCATTCAAAGCAGTCGAATCGCAATGCAAAGACGAAACGAAGTTGTGGCTGACCTACTGGGTGGTCTactctctcttcttttttttcgagtaCCTCATCGATATTATCTTATTTTGGGTCCCTTTTTACTATTTGCTGAAGCTCCTGTTCCTCCTCTACCTGTACATGCCCCAAGTGAGGGGTGCGGAAACTGTCTACAATTACATCATACGTCCCATCCTGCTGAAGCATGAGAAGACGATAGACGACACGGTGCAGAAGATTAGCCAGACGGCTACCAGCCACCTGACCCAAATCACGGGAAACCTAACCGAGAAGCTCGTCCATGACGGGATTCGCCGGCGAAACATCTGAACAGGGAAACAGGCTAGCACTGCGGAACAGCCACCATTGCAACAACCATCATTGGAACAGTGATAATTGGGACAGTTATAATTGGAGACCCCCCCGCTTGGTCACCATCGATATAGGAAAAAACTAGCACCTACATGATTATCGCAAACGCAGCATTTATTGGCCACTTTGCGacggcaattttttttcaccacccAAATGACGCTATTTTCGATTGAGCCCACCGGGGGATCGGTGGCAAGATAAAGAACGGTGCGATGTTATGCGACATCCCTCCTCAGGGGCGTGTTAACACAGACAGGTGATCTCCCCCTCCACCTCCACCTCCACCTCGGGGTTGAAACACCCCACCTCTTAACCCCTCAATGCATGTCTCACCCTACGTGCGTCACACATTTTGAAGATtttaaaatggggggaatGTCTTTCCACATGAGGAGAGACgtgcacacaaaaattttttttttttgatacgCATTTTTTGTTGGCTGTGTTCCCCGAGCGCAGGCTAAGTTATTTCCACTCTCCTTCCATCATATAGTGTTCGtctccttctgcttctcctcctcttcttccttttttttcttttttttttttttttttggttaagAATATTTCCACAGTTAGGttacctttttaaatttgatCTGTCGTGCAGGCATGCATGTGCGCATgcgaaaagggggggtacAGCTTGG encodes the following:
- a CDS encoding HVA22/TB2/DP1 family protein, producing MKGKLYSKHKDKDHERYGGGGSSQNMNALKRLSSKILGDSMSNFYLSQTLDKIDEHVKQYPFLDDLGKKYGIKPSYVVVGFGGFLLLSLILGWGAALICNVVGFAYPAYQSFKAVESQCKDETKLWLTYWVVYSLFFFFEYLIDIILFWVPFYYLLKLLFLLYLYMPQVRGAETVYNYIIRPILLKHEKTIDDTVQKISQTATSHLTQITGNLTEKLVHDGIRRRNI